One genomic segment of Synechocystis sp. LKSZ1 includes these proteins:
- a CDS encoding peptidoglycan-binding protein, which translates to MNAIQTATLLSDLPDELLTQVQTSLKTLGYPVGPVDGMFGPRTRSAWAEFKADNHRSEPEWIGPDSWALLQEEVLALTRPGKTHDFSTKEGMVDAIIYECRQQKIGSTNQTAYVLATTEWETNRTFKPVKEAYWLSEDWRRRHLRYFPYYGRGLTQITWLRNYLKYERILGIPLVKNPDLALEPNVALFIMVHGFKTGAFTGRKITDYINGDKADFYNARRCINGLDKAGEIAELAKNWRKKL; encoded by the coding sequence ATGAACGCTATTCAAACGGCGACGCTATTAAGTGATCTTCCTGACGAACTGTTGACGCAGGTTCAGACCAGTCTCAAGACCCTTGGTTATCCGGTCGGGCCGGTTGATGGGATGTTTGGCCCACGCACCCGGTCGGCCTGGGCCGAGTTCAAAGCCGATAATCACCGCTCGGAACCGGAATGGATTGGGCCAGACTCTTGGGCCTTGCTTCAAGAGGAAGTTTTGGCCCTGACAAGACCCGGCAAGACCCATGATTTTTCTACTAAAGAAGGCATGGTGGATGCCATTATTTACGAATGCCGCCAGCAGAAAATCGGTTCAACCAATCAGACTGCTTACGTTCTAGCGACGACGGAATGGGAGACAAACCGCACTTTTAAGCCGGTCAAAGAGGCCTACTGGTTGTCGGAGGATTGGCGGCGGCGACACCTCCGTTATTTCCCCTACTATGGGCGTGGCCTTACCCAAATAACCTGGCTTCGTAATTACTTAAAATACGAGCGAATCTTGGGTATCCCTTTGGTCAAAAATCCCGACCTGGCCCTTGAGCCAAACGTCGCCTTATTTATCATGGTTCACGGTTTCAAGACCGGCGCTTTCACTGGCCGGAAGATCACCGACTATATCAACGGGGACAAGGCTGATTTTTACAACGCCCGCCGTTGTATCAATGGCCTGGACAAGGCCGGCGAAATTGCAGAACTCGCTAAGAACTGGAGGAAAAAACTGTGA